A single Atopobiaceae bacterium DNA region contains:
- a CDS encoding acylphosphatase — protein MAAEKDRVAVEKDRVAADAAQAADAAQDADDASGEGHVRRMHLIYGGDCQGVGFRWNSQRVAVGLGLTGWVRNLDDGSTEVEIQGPDAKIGQFYTGVAKEYQRFNMSPVIKESVEVRPVSGETTYDIRF, from the coding sequence GTGGCCGCGGAGAAGGACCGCGTGGCCGTGGAGAAGGACCGCGTGGCTGCGGACGCGGCGCAGGCTGCGGACGCGGCACAGGACGCGGACGACGCCTCCGGCGAGGGACACGTCCGCCGCATGCACCTGATCTACGGCGGCGACTGCCAGGGTGTCGGCTTCCGCTGGAACTCGCAGCGCGTGGCCGTGGGGCTCGGGCTCACCGGCTGGGTGCGCAACCTCGACGACGGCTCGACCGAGGTCGAGATCCAGGGGCCGGACGCCAAGATCGGGCAGTTCTACACCGGCGTCGCCAAGGAGTACCAGCGGTTCAACATGTCCCCTGTCATCAAGGAGTCCGTCGAGGTGCGGCCCGTGTCGGGCGAGACCACCTACGACATCAGGTTCTAG
- a CDS encoding response regulator transcription factor, with protein sequence MDERNPQVMPAPTLLVVEDDPAVRNLIVTTLDVHGYRHEVAPTGRAAIAQAASCDPAVILLDLGLPDMDGVEVITKVRTWSQVPIIVISARADDADKICALDAGADDYLTKPFSVEELLARLRVTFRRLERAEADAAGATGATSSSTFEDGDLAIDYAAGTATLAGTELHLTPIEYRLLCVLARNVGKVLTHQFILREVWGSTQEQDLASLRVHMGSLRKKVEADPAHPRLIQTHVGVGYRMLRA encoded by the coding sequence ATGGACGAGAGGAACCCACAGGTCATGCCAGCGCCGACGCTCCTGGTGGTCGAGGACGACCCGGCGGTGCGCAACCTCATCGTGACCACGCTGGACGTGCACGGCTACCGCCATGAGGTGGCGCCCACGGGCCGCGCCGCGATCGCCCAGGCGGCGAGCTGTGACCCGGCCGTCATCCTCCTCGACCTGGGGCTCCCCGACATGGACGGCGTCGAGGTCATCACCAAGGTCCGCACGTGGTCCCAGGTCCCCATCATCGTGATCTCGGCACGGGCCGACGATGCCGACAAGATCTGCGCGCTCGACGCCGGGGCGGACGACTACCTCACCAAGCCATTCTCGGTGGAGGAGCTGCTGGCACGGCTGCGCGTGACGTTCAGGCGCCTGGAGCGGGCCGAGGCCGATGCCGCGGGGGCCACGGGTGCCACGTCGTCGTCGACCTTCGAGGACGGTGACCTTGCGATCGACTATGCCGCCGGCACGGCCACGCTGGCCGGCACCGAGCTGCACCTCACGCCCATCGAGTACCGGCTGCTCTGCGTGCTGGCCAGGAACGTCGGCAAGGTCCTCACGCACCAGTTCATCCTGCGCGAGGTATGGGGGTCAACCCAGGAGCAGGACCTCGCGAGCCTGCGGGTGCACATGGGGTCGCTGCGCAAGAAGGTCGAGGCTGACCCGGCCCATCCGCGCCTCATCCAGACGCACGTGGGCGTGGGGTATCGGATGCTGCGGGCGTAG
- the srtB gene encoding class B sortase, translating to MVRFLDNAVDALVMVVLLALLALGTYAIWDTNTVYAQADSANYRVFKPTYPRSQPSFEDLQGMNPDVFGWLDVYGTNIDYPLVQGTDDDYYLTHDATGAYSLSGSLFLDSRCDTSFSGFDNLIYGHHMDANAMFGQVTDFLDPTFFNEHQYGNIYYDGANHGIQFIAVMEADAYTCDLYDVPIEGEACTSALAEIESSATNKRDVEVSASDHLVLLSTCADSSTNGRTILIGKIYDQTFDNPFPDEVATGSGLGNTTEGLLSWLRSLPCWVWVIIVLLILLLIILIVWLCLRRRRRRRRELARASREEDGPSVGDPDR from the coding sequence GTGGTTCGCTTCCTCGACAACGCCGTGGACGCCCTGGTGATGGTCGTGCTCCTGGCGCTGCTCGCGTTGGGTACCTATGCGATCTGGGACACCAACACGGTCTACGCGCAGGCGGACTCCGCCAACTACCGCGTCTTCAAGCCCACCTACCCACGCTCGCAGCCCTCCTTCGAGGACCTCCAGGGCATGAACCCCGACGTCTTCGGCTGGCTCGACGTCTATGGCACCAACATCGACTATCCCCTGGTGCAAGGCACGGACGACGACTACTACCTCACCCACGACGCGACCGGCGCCTACTCGCTCTCGGGGTCGCTGTTCCTCGACAGCCGCTGCGACACGTCCTTCTCGGGGTTCGATAACCTCATCTACGGCCACCACATGGATGCCAACGCCATGTTCGGCCAGGTCACGGACTTCCTCGACCCCACGTTCTTCAATGAGCACCAGTACGGCAACATCTACTACGACGGCGCCAACCACGGCATCCAGTTCATCGCCGTGATGGAGGCCGATGCCTACACCTGCGACCTCTACGACGTCCCCATCGAGGGCGAGGCCTGCACGAGTGCCTTGGCCGAGATCGAGTCATCGGCCACGAACAAGCGCGACGTCGAGGTCTCCGCGAGTGACCACCTGGTGCTCCTCTCGACCTGCGCGGACTCCAGCACCAACGGCCGCACCATCCTCATCGGCAAGATCTATGACCAGACCTTCGACAACCCCTTCCCCGACGAGGTAGCCACCGGCAGCGGCCTCGGCAACACGACCGAGGGGCTCCTCTCGTGGCTGCGTAGCCTGCCGTGCTGGGTATGGGTTATCATCGTCCTGCTGATACTCCTGCTCATCATCCTCATCGTCTGGCTCTGCCTGAGGCGCCGTCGCCGCAGGCGGCGTGAGCTTGCGCGCGCCAGCCGTGAGGAAGATGGGCCATCCGTCGGAGACCCTGATCGATGA
- a CDS encoding type II toxin-antitoxin system PemK/MazF family toxin has protein sequence MPLAQGDIIEVGFGPSLGHEPAHRRPALVVSTLDCNLRSSMTVLCPITSTISTFPMHVTLPEGDGVHGQVCVEQIRACDLEARPHTVIGRAGQETMGPVLDIIGGIFDI, from the coding sequence ATGCCCCTCGCGCAGGGTGACATCATCGAGGTCGGCTTCGGCCCGTCGTTGGGCCATGAGCCGGCGCACAGGCGACCTGCCTTGGTCGTGAGCACCTTGGACTGCAACCTCAGGTCGAGCATGACGGTGCTGTGTCCCATCACGTCCACCATCAGCACGTTTCCCATGCATGTCACGCTGCCAGAAGGCGATGGGGTCCATGGCCAGGTCTGCGTCGAGCAGATCAGGGCCTGCGACCTCGAGGCTCGGCCGCATACGGTCATAGGGCGTGCCGGTCAGGAGACGATGGGTCCCGTGCTCGACATCATCGGTGGCATCTTCGACATCTAG
- the lepB gene encoding signal peptidase I, translating to MNTSRHTSGRHASHAAGQVPVTATDPATPQAPNRPEPSHPLLRDIGALVIKVAVIAAMFVALFTFVFGFFRYDDVSMKPSVKAGDAVLYYRLDRDYIAEDVCVFTYQDKLTCGRVVAVAGDTVDIRDNQLLVNGSYQQETDIYSDTTQFEGGPEMPLTVPEGSVFVLGDNRSTATDSRIIGCISTDDTQGTVIAVIRRRGI from the coding sequence ATGAACACGTCGAGACACACATCGGGCAGGCATGCCAGCCACGCCGCGGGTCAGGTGCCCGTCACCGCGACCGACCCCGCCACGCCGCAGGCGCCCAACCGCCCAGAGCCCTCGCACCCGCTGCTCCGCGACATCGGGGCGCTCGTCATCAAGGTCGCCGTCATCGCCGCCATGTTCGTGGCCCTGTTCACCTTCGTCTTCGGGTTCTTCCGCTACGACGACGTCTCGATGAAGCCGTCCGTCAAGGCAGGCGACGCCGTGCTCTACTACCGCCTCGACCGCGACTACATCGCCGAGGACGTCTGCGTCTTCACCTACCAGGACAAGCTCACCTGCGGACGCGTGGTGGCCGTGGCCGGCGACACCGTGGACATCCGCGACAACCAACTGCTGGTCAACGGCTCCTATCAGCAGGAGACCGACATCTACTCGGACACGACGCAGTTCGAGGGCGGCCCCGAGATGCCGCTCACCGTACCCGAGGGCTCCGTCTTCGTCCTGGGTGACAACCGCTCCACGGCCACCGACAGCCGCATCATCGGCTGCATCTCGACCGACGACACCCAGGGCACCGTGATCGCGGTCATCCGTCGACGGGGAATCTGA
- a CDS encoding ATP-dependent DNA helicase produces MSAATIDDARAALLGHFGYHDFRPGQSEVVSAILAGRDALAVMPTGAGKSACYQVPAAVLGGLTLVISPLIALMGDQVRALKEAGIRGSYLNSTLNARQQSIVMQRALDGWYDIMYVAPERLGDYRFRQFISQAKVPLLAIDEAHCVSQWGQDFRPAYRDIADFVGSLPARPVVAALTATATERVRDDITDLLGLSDPLVEVSGFDRPNLFLGTAELSRREKDAWLAGYVRHHDDASGIVYIESRKGVERVASDLADRGVDVVRYHAGLSIEERSSARMRFVADDVRVMVATTAFGMGIDKPNVRWVVNMGLPLSLEEYYQQAGRAGRDGGPAECWLLWNRGDLRTCRFLIDHAEPAEGVTADEARAALRNRGHLLDGMLAYAEDEDCLRRHILAYFGEDLDDVPETCDNCSCCTDTETGVLERTDVRRRPTARKVDRTRVAAAAAETPEASETFDRLRALRKRLASEAGVPPYVVFSDATLHAMAAAAPTTADELLQVSGVGPIKLERYGDAFLAELAR; encoded by the coding sequence ATGAGCGCTGCCACGATCGATGATGCACGTGCCGCCCTGCTGGGGCACTTTGGCTACCACGACTTCCGCCCTGGCCAGTCAGAGGTGGTCTCGGCCATCCTCGCCGGCCGGGATGCCCTGGCCGTGATGCCCACCGGCGCCGGCAAGTCGGCATGCTACCAGGTGCCCGCCGCGGTGCTGGGCGGCCTCACGCTCGTGATCTCTCCCCTCATCGCCCTCATGGGCGACCAGGTGCGGGCCCTGAAGGAGGCCGGCATCCGTGGTAGCTACCTCAACTCCACCTTGAACGCGCGCCAGCAGTCCATCGTGATGCAGCGGGCGCTCGATGGCTGGTACGACATCATGTACGTCGCCCCCGAGCGCCTGGGCGACTACCGCTTCCGGCAGTTCATCTCGCAGGCAAAGGTGCCGCTGCTGGCCATCGACGAGGCCCACTGCGTGAGCCAGTGGGGGCAGGACTTCCGCCCCGCCTACCGTGACATCGCCGACTTCGTGGGGTCACTCCCCGCCCGGCCCGTCGTGGCGGCCCTCACGGCCACCGCGACCGAGCGCGTGCGCGACGACATCACCGACCTCCTCGGCCTCTCTGACCCCCTGGTGGAGGTCTCGGGCTTCGACCGGCCCAACCTCTTCCTGGGCACGGCCGAGCTCTCCCGCCGCGAGAAGGACGCCTGGCTCGCCGGCTACGTGCGCCACCATGATGACGCCTCGGGGATCGTCTACATCGAGAGCCGAAAGGGGGTCGAGCGCGTCGCGTCGGACCTGGCCGACCGTGGCGTGGACGTGGTGCGCTACCACGCCGGCCTCAGCATCGAGGAGCGCTCCTCGGCCCGCATGCGCTTCGTGGCCGACGACGTCCGCGTGATGGTGGCGACCACGGCCTTCGGCATGGGCATCGACAAGCCCAACGTGCGCTGGGTCGTGAACATGGGCCTGCCCCTCTCACTCGAGGAGTACTACCAGCAGGCAGGACGTGCCGGACGCGACGGCGGGCCCGCCGAGTGCTGGCTGCTCTGGAACCGCGGCGACCTGCGCACCTGCCGCTTCCTCATAGACCACGCCGAGCCCGCCGAGGGGGTCACCGCAGACGAGGCCCGTGCCGCGCTGCGCAACCGTGGGCACCTGCTCGACGGGATGCTCGCCTATGCCGAGGACGAGGACTGCCTGCGCCGCCACATCCTCGCCTACTTCGGCGAGGACCTCGACGACGTTCCCGAGACCTGTGACAACTGCAGCTGCTGCACCGACACCGAGACGGGCGTGCTCGAGCGCACGGACGTGCGCCGCCGACCCACCGCCCGCAAGGTCGACCGCACCCGCGTGGCCGCTGCCGCCGCCGAGACGCCCGAGGCGTCCGAGACCTTCGACCGCCTGAGAGCCCTGCGCAAGCGCCTGGCATCGGAGGCGGGCGTGCCTCCCTACGTGGTCTTCTCGGATGCGACGTTGCACGCCATGGCAGCAGCGGCGCCCACCACGGCGGACGAGCTGCTGCAGGTCTCTGGCGTGGGCCCCATCAAGCTCGAGCGCTATGGGGACGCCTTCCTGGCCGAGCTGGCACGCTAG
- a CDS encoding hydrolase, with the protein MATHVPTPQEAQAIVEKYNQDPFHRTHALTVANVMRWYAAKYDAGNEDHWYVVGMLHDVDFELYPTEHCVAGERLLKDEGVDKGVIRSAMSHGWGMTDVTYEPESQMENILFAADELTGLIWASTLMRPSRSTLDMNLKSLKKKFKDKKFAAGCSRDTIREGAERLGWELDDLLGQTLEAMQAFERAQGGLPGVERPTEE; encoded by the coding sequence ATGGCAACGCACGTCCCCACACCGCAAGAGGCCCAGGCCATCGTCGAGAAGTATAACCAGGACCCGTTCCATCGCACGCACGCCCTCACCGTGGCCAACGTCATGCGCTGGTACGCGGCCAAGTACGACGCGGGCAACGAGGACCACTGGTACGTGGTGGGCATGCTCCACGACGTGGACTTCGAGCTCTACCCCACCGAGCACTGCGTGGCCGGCGAGCGCCTCCTCAAGGACGAGGGCGTCGACAAGGGCGTCATCCGCTCGGCGATGAGCCACGGCTGGGGCATGACCGACGTCACCTACGAGCCCGAGTCGCAGATGGAGAACATCCTCTTCGCGGCAGACGAGCTCACGGGCCTCATCTGGGCCTCGACCCTCATGCGCCCGAGCCGCTCCACCCTCGACATGAACCTCAAGAGCCTCAAGAAGAAGTTCAAGGACAAGAAGTTCGCCGCCGGCTGCTCGCGCGACACCATCCGCGAGGGTGCGGAGCGCCTGGGCTGGGAGCTTGACGACCTTCTTGGCCAGACCCTCGAGGCCATGCAGGCCTTCGAGCGCGCGCAGGGCGGCCTCCCGGGCGTGGAGAGGCCCACGGAGGAGTAG
- a CDS encoding HAD family hydrolase, translated as MGSPVSTSGKVVSAPIPASASASSVGAPSVVAFDLDGTVLDSVRRTISPRVRDAFTAAHAAGSLLCVVSGRPINMLGPMLMSAPWLDWRITVNGACVSRAADGEVLLRRPIELDQAMDVLDGVKGLHPAWNAFVPEVTFYENRSFTYLAGQTAPGDGNVPIPGDEAELKHILGDVDFVDSIPAELARRHEPVDKLGCSFRDVAVCDEAETLLLARGDLEVARMTPYELELTRAGVTKGSAIDLLCQRLGVDEQAAVAFGDSGNDLSMTGRACTFVAVANGTEQVRDAADEVCPSIGDDGVAQWLEARLA; from the coding sequence GTGGGCTCACCCGTATCGACATCCGGCAAGGTCGTATCAGCACCCATACCCGCGTCAGCATCCGCGTCCTCGGTCGGCGCCCCCAGCGTCGTGGCGTTCGACCTCGACGGCACGGTGCTCGACTCGGTCAGGCGCACCATCTCGCCGCGCGTGCGGGACGCCTTCACGGCGGCGCATGCGGCAGGCTCGCTCCTCTGCGTGGTGAGCGGCCGCCCCATCAACATGCTCGGCCCCATGCTCATGTCCGCGCCTTGGCTCGACTGGCGCATCACGGTCAACGGCGCCTGTGTGAGCCGGGCCGCAGACGGTGAGGTCCTGCTCCGCCGTCCGATCGAGCTCGACCAGGCCATGGACGTCCTCGATGGCGTCAAGGGGCTCCACCCAGCCTGGAACGCCTTCGTGCCCGAAGTCACCTTCTACGAGAACCGCAGCTTCACCTACCTGGCCGGCCAGACTGCCCCGGGGGATGGCAACGTGCCGATCCCCGGGGACGAGGCCGAGCTCAAGCACATACTCGGCGACGTGGACTTCGTCGACTCCATACCGGCGGAGCTCGCCCGTCGGCATGAGCCGGTGGACAAGCTGGGCTGCAGCTTCCGGGACGTCGCTGTCTGCGACGAGGCCGAGACGCTCCTGCTCGCCCGCGGCGACCTCGAGGTGGCCCGCATGACCCCGTACGAGCTCGAGCTCACGCGGGCCGGCGTGACCAAGGGGAGCGCCATCGACCTGCTCTGCCAGCGCCTGGGTGTCGACGAGCAGGCTGCCGTGGCCTTCGGTGACTCGGGCAACGACCTCTCCATGACGGGGCGTGCCTGCACCTTCGTGGCGGTCGCCAACGGCACCGAGCAGGTCCGCGACGCGGCGGACGAGGTATGCCCCTCGATCGGCGACGACGGCGTGGCGCAATGGCTCGAGGCGCGGCTCGCCTAG
- a CDS encoding AbrB/MazE/SpoVT family DNA-binding domain-containing protein: MQRQDVPKEGVLHTHLSAWGASQGLRIPKTVCSQMGIHIGDELLVTLQDDGSLVIRPSHESFHRTRRTTIGELFEGYAGDYRPHELEWGEPVGKEVW; this comes from the coding sequence ATGCAACGGCAGGACGTTCCCAAGGAGGGCGTGCTCCACACCCACCTTTCCGCATGGGGTGCCTCGCAGGGGCTTCGTATCCCCAAGACGGTCTGCTCCCAGATGGGAATCCACATCGGGGACGAGCTCCTGGTCACACTCCAGGATGATGGCTCGCTCGTGATCCGACCGAGTCACGAGAGCTTCCACAGGACCAGGCGCACGACCATCGGGGAGCTCTTCGAGGGTTATGCGGGTGACTATCGGCCCCATGAGCTCGAGTGGGGAGAGCCGGTCGGCAAGGAGGTGTGGTGA
- a CDS encoding DUF1003 domain-containing protein, which produces MDSKRLTRKKVMHAVLDEVDEDLGDEQAIHDLLDSSIAHDTSKSASSSYGLGERLADKVTRFAGSWKFIISFTGVLIAWMVVNTVLAANAFDAFPFILLNLVLSCIAALQSPFIMMSQNRQEEKDRLRSENDYKVNLKSEFVLRDLHKKMDHVLGEQKRIEQMLENMGGDTSDGTISAAGTAPEGGQGNTDEG; this is translated from the coding sequence ATGGACAGCAAGAGGCTCACCAGGAAGAAGGTCATGCATGCCGTGCTTGACGAGGTCGACGAGGACCTCGGCGACGAGCAGGCGATCCATGACCTTCTCGACAGCAGCATCGCGCACGACACCTCGAAGAGCGCGAGCAGCTCCTACGGGCTCGGCGAGCGCCTGGCCGACAAGGTGACGAGGTTCGCCGGCAGCTGGAAGTTCATCATCTCGTTCACCGGGGTGCTCATCGCATGGATGGTCGTGAACACGGTGCTGGCCGCCAACGCCTTCGACGCGTTCCCGTTCATCCTGCTGAACCTCGTGCTGTCGTGCATCGCCGCGCTGCAGTCGCCGTTCATCATGATGAGCCAGAACCGCCAGGAGGAGAAGGACCGACTGCGCTCCGAGAACGACTACAAGGTGAACCTGAAAAGCGAGTTCGTCCTGCGTGACCTGCACAAGAAGATGGACCACGTCCTGGGCGAGCAGAAGAGGATCGAGCAGATGCTCGAGAACATGGGAGGCGACACGAGCGATGGCACCATTTCAGCTGCCGGGACTGCACCGGAAGGCGGCCAAGGGAACACCGACGAGGGCTGA
- a CDS encoding ABC transporter ATP-binding protein/permease: MLQLKDITKEYPTAGGESVHALRGVSVDFRDNEFVAILGQSGCGKTTLLNIVGGLDSYTSGDLVINGRSTKEYKAADWDAYRNSSVGFVFQSYNLIMHQSVLSNVELALKISGCSKEDRRARAVAALERVGLGDQIHKKPGMMSGGQMQRVAIARALVNDPAIILADEPTGALDSKTSVQIMDLLKEVAADRLVVMVTHNPELADEYATRIVRLQDGEVVSDSNPVAASELPVGEQARPKHVRLGFLAALELSANNLRTKKGRTLLTAFAGAIGIIGIALILSISNGTNDYIKKMETDTMGDYPIELERTTIDLSSMMDEKDDAMTSDDSGLSLGSSDAATTSDAAATGDAEGTFTSKNVVAKATSTVNSLQVTNNLGAFKAYLDDHISDLDGSVTAVETSYDVEPQVYRTKDDSDADAGYVQVSPADLTDDSTMKTWSDSTVSSMYSSMGINASTTSKWSQLVDDDDLRNSQYQLLAGDWPTQADEVALVVSSNGKVSDFDLYTMGLLNIDDMTTLQDAVNNDESYDDSEHTFTYDEALGREYRVFSKADFYGDTGETGDTGQPIWVDKSSDDGYVATLYDEDKGVAVHVTAVLQANDSAQVSSGVAYTGALVDDLIDEAASTDVVRQQVADPSVNVLTGKAFTSDDSSTSDDGSTAGANATTAETGTTTQSAFVSEEAAETVAATAVGTYHPSDNQLMHAERATASGSTMGQVVDEVGSSAGTAAATGSAAATTGAASTGTAASTGTAATTGSAVTSPGTATTGISDAELAQVISELTAAQRQTLLTSLLSGMTDDQKAELVKQYGGSSADVSSLTDAQRQALLAQMMASMSDEEKAALIEQYGGSSTDTSAIEQYAQQYAEQYVSEHASELMQQYLSSLSDAEIAALMGGSALDLSSASGLSSLALSQDQLEALVAQYSDTTPSSYDDVLSALGYVDRAQPSEISIYPTDFDGKEQVSDLIDAYNAQVSSADDKVTYTDLVGTMTSSVTEIVDTISTVLIAFVAISLVVSSIMIAIITYISVLERTKEIGVLRALGASKGDVSKIFNAETFIEGLISGLLGIGVTLLLSIPINAVVESQLNVANISQLTPANAAVLIGLSVALTLIAGLIPSRIASKKDPAVALRSE, translated from the coding sequence ATGCTGCAGCTCAAGGACATCACCAAGGAATACCCGACCGCCGGAGGCGAGTCGGTCCATGCCCTGCGCGGCGTCTCGGTCGACTTCCGTGACAACGAGTTCGTCGCCATCCTGGGCCAGTCCGGCTGCGGCAAGACCACCCTGCTCAACATCGTGGGTGGCCTCGACTCGTACACCTCGGGCGACCTCGTGATCAACGGCCGCTCCACCAAGGAGTACAAGGCGGCCGACTGGGATGCCTACCGCAACAGCTCCGTGGGGTTCGTGTTCCAGAGCTACAACCTCATCATGCACCAGAGCGTCCTCTCCAACGTGGAGCTCGCGCTCAAGATCTCGGGCTGCTCCAAGGAGGACCGCCGTGCCCGCGCGGTGGCGGCGCTCGAGCGCGTGGGGCTGGGCGACCAGATCCACAAGAAGCCGGGCATGATGAGCGGCGGCCAGATGCAGCGCGTGGCCATCGCGCGCGCCCTCGTGAACGACCCGGCCATCATCCTGGCCGACGAGCCCACCGGTGCCCTCGACTCCAAGACCAGCGTCCAGATCATGGACCTGCTGAAGGAGGTCGCCGCCGACCGCCTCGTGGTCATGGTCACGCACAACCCCGAGCTTGCCGACGAGTACGCCACCCGCATCGTCCGCCTGCAGGACGGCGAGGTCGTCTCGGACTCCAACCCCGTCGCGGCCTCCGAGCTCCCCGTGGGCGAGCAGGCCCGTCCCAAGCACGTGCGGCTGGGGTTCCTCGCCGCGCTCGAGCTCTCGGCCAACAACCTGCGCACCAAGAAGGGCCGCACGCTGCTCACGGCCTTCGCCGGCGCCATCGGCATCATCGGCATCGCGCTCATCCTCTCGATCTCCAACGGCACCAACGACTACATCAAGAAGATGGAGACCGACACGATGGGCGACTATCCCATCGAGCTCGAGCGCACCACGATCGACCTCTCGTCGATGATGGACGAGAAGGACGACGCCATGACGTCGGACGACTCCGGCCTGTCGCTGGGGTCGTCGGACGCCGCCACGACCTCGGACGCCGCCGCGACCGGCGACGCCGAGGGAACCTTCACGTCGAAGAACGTCGTGGCCAAGGCGACGAGCACCGTGAACTCGCTCCAGGTGACCAACAACCTCGGCGCCTTCAAGGCCTATCTCGACGACCACATCTCAGACCTCGACGGCTCCGTGACGGCGGTCGAGACCAGCTACGACGTGGAGCCCCAGGTCTACCGCACCAAGGACGACTCCGACGCCGACGCGGGCTACGTGCAGGTGAGCCCGGCCGACCTCACGGACGACTCCACGATGAAGACCTGGTCGGACTCCACGGTGAGCAGCATGTACTCGTCGATGGGCATCAACGCGTCGACCACCTCCAAGTGGAGCCAGCTCGTGGACGACGACGACCTGCGCAACAGCCAGTACCAGCTGCTGGCCGGCGACTGGCCCACCCAGGCCGACGAGGTCGCGCTCGTGGTCTCGTCCAACGGCAAGGTCTCCGACTTCGACCTCTACACGATGGGCCTGCTCAACATCGACGACATGACGACGTTGCAGGACGCGGTCAACAACGACGAGTCCTACGACGACTCCGAGCACACCTTCACCTACGACGAGGCGCTCGGGCGAGAGTATCGGGTCTTCTCGAAGGCCGACTTCTACGGGGACACGGGCGAGACGGGCGACACCGGCCAGCCCATCTGGGTGGACAAGTCGAGCGACGACGGTTACGTGGCCACCCTCTATGACGAGGACAAGGGCGTGGCGGTGCATGTGACGGCCGTGCTCCAGGCCAACGACTCCGCGCAGGTCTCGAGCGGCGTGGCCTACACGGGCGCGCTGGTGGACGACCTCATCGACGAGGCCGCCTCGACCGACGTGGTGAGGCAGCAGGTGGCGGACCCCTCCGTGAACGTGCTCACGGGCAAGGCGTTCACCAGCGACGACTCCAGCACCTCGGACGACGGCTCCACGGCCGGGGCCAACGCCACGACCGCCGAGACGGGCACGACCACGCAGTCGGCCTTCGTGAGCGAGGAGGCCGCAGAGACCGTGGCCGCCACCGCCGTGGGGACGTACCACCCCAGCGACAACCAGCTCATGCACGCCGAGCGGGCGACCGCCTCCGGCAGCACGATGGGCCAGGTCGTCGACGAGGTCGGCAGCAGTGCGGGAACCGCCGCGGCCACGGGCTCCGCTGCTGCGACCACCGGCGCCGCCAGCACCGGGACCGCCGCCAGCACCGGGACCGCCGCCACGACGGGGAGCGCTGTCACGTCCCCGGGCACCGCGACGACGGGCATCTCCGACGCCGAGCTCGCGCAGGTCATCTCGGAGCTCACCGCAGCCCAGAGGCAGACCCTGCTCACGAGTCTCCTGTCGGGCATGACCGACGACCAGAAGGCCGAGCTCGTCAAGCAGTACGGTGGCTCGTCGGCGGACGTCTCGTCGCTCACCGACGCGCAGAGGCAGGCCCTTCTCGCCCAGATGATGGCGAGCATGAGCGACGAGGAGAAGGCCGCCCTCATCGAGCAGTACGGCGGCTCGTCGACCGACACGAGCGCCATCGAGCAGTACGCCCAGCAGTATGCCGAGCAGTACGTGAGCGAGCATGCCTCCGAGCTCATGCAGCAGTACCTCTCGAGCCTCTCGGACGCCGAGATCGCGGCCCTCATGGGCGGCAGCGCGCTCGACCTCTCGAGCGCCTCGGGGCTGTCGAGCCTCGCCCTGTCGCAGGACCAGCTCGAGGCCCTCGTGGCCCAGTACTCCGACACCACGCCCAGCTCCTACGACGACGTGCTCTCCGCGCTGGGGTATGTCGACCGGGCCCAGCCCAGCGAGATCTCGATCTATCCCACCGACTTCGACGGCAAGGAGCAGGTCTCGGACCTCATCGACGCCTACAACGCCCAGGTCTCGAGCGCGGACGACAAGGTCACCTACACCGACCTGGTGGGGACCATGACCTCGTCCGTGACCGAGATCGTGGACACGATCTCGACGGTCCTCATCGCCTTCGTCGCGATCTCGCTCGTGGTCTCGTCCATCATGATCGCCATCATCACCTACATCTCGGTGCTCGAGCGCACCAAGGAGATCGGCGTGCTGCGCGCCCTCGGCGCGTCCAAGGGCGACGTGTCCAAGATCTTCAATGCCGAGACGTTCATCGAGGGGCTCATCTCGGGCCTGCTGGGCATCGGCGTGACGCTGCTCCTCTCGATCCCCATCAACGCGGTGGTCGAGAGCCAGCTTAACGTTGCCAACATCTCGCAGCTCACGCCTGCCAACGCGGCGGTGCTCATCGGCCTGTCGGTCGCGCTCACGCTGATCGCCGGCCTCATCCCCAGCCGGATCGCCTCCAAGAAGGACCCGGCGGTGGCGCTGCGCAGCGAGTAG